A stretch of DNA from Bacillus sp. NP157:
CCCGCACGGCCTGGCGGCCCGCGAGCATGCCCGGCGTCAGCACGGTGCCGGCATTCAACGGCCGCGCCAGCGCGCGACCCTGGACCTGGTCCAGCCCGGCTACGTAACCGTAGGCCAGGCTGGCGACGTCCCGTTCCTCGCTGCGGAGGTCGTCCGCACCCAGGCCGTCACCGCGAGCCAGCGGGCGCGTGGTGACCAGGACGTTGGTGAACATCTGAATTTTGACCGAAACACGGGCGGTCCAGCCACCCGGGACGGGGCAGTGGACGACGACGCTGGCGCGGGCACCCAGTGGCCGGTTGCCCGGCAGCGAGACGTCCAGCGGGGCGGCGCAGTCGGCCAGGCGCAGGCGGCTATCCAGCGGCACGGCCTCGGCCACCAGCCGTGCGCCGGGCGGCGTGCGGTTCTTCGCCAGCCACGACAGGGCGGCGTTGGTCACCGCCGGCAGCGATTGCTCCGCGGCCGCGGCAAGCGG
This window harbors:
- the flgA gene encoding flagellar basal body P-ring formation protein FlgA, with translation MIHRVASAVLVACVAACPLAAAAEQSLPAVTNAALSWLAKNRTPPGARLVAEAVPLDSRLRLADCAAPLDVSLPGNRPLGARASVVVHCPVPGGWTARVSVKIQMFTNVLVTTRPLARGDGLGADDLRSEERDVASLAYGYVAGLDQVQGRALARPLNAGTVLTPGMLAGRQAVRVGDAVSMEASVDGVVIHADGIAMGAGDAGARVKVRNASSGKILDAVVSGPGSVAVLP